One Thermoplasmata archaeon genomic window carries:
- a CDS encoding multidrug ABC transporter permease produces MKTESYLGKIWTIMEIELRRIRHDYTDLITRSIQPILWLVVFGSVFEKFRILPTGSYSYMQFIAPG; encoded by the coding sequence ATGAAAACAGAAAGTTATCTAGGTAAGATCTGGACAATTATGGAAATAGAGCTAAGAAGGATCAGGCATGATTACACGGACCTTATCACACGTTCGATACAGCCAATATTATGGCTTGTTGTGTTCGGGTCAGTGTTTGAAAAATTCAGGATTTTACCAACCGGCTCTTACAGTTACATGCAGTTTATAGCGCCAGGAA